Genomic DNA from Theobroma cacao cultivar B97-61/B2 chromosome 3, Criollo_cocoa_genome_V2, whole genome shotgun sequence:
ACAGTGTGTTTTCTTCAAGTTTTTGAGCTTGTTTCTCGGTAAGACTCTGTAGTCGCTCAGTATCTGACCTGGCATAGCAGCAATAATTAATAACCACAATCCAtttggccaaaaaaaaaaaaattgacatagTTATGAACAGGGGAGCATAGATTCACAATCTTTGCATCTTCCACAACGGCTACATTGATCAAGCTTCTGTCTCTCAGCCATcaaaagcaaaatatgcaGGAATTACAGTAGCAGCAGTAGACTAATGAAATACCTAGATTCTTCCAAAGATCTTCGTAATTGAGAAATTTCAAGTCTTAAATTCTTCATTATTCTCTCCACTGTTGAGGCCTGTCGAAGACAAGTTACGATGGAAGTAAGACGCTATGCTTTTTGCACATTTATCAATGTATGGTAGAGATGcatataaaattcaaccacATTCAGAAGCTTTGCATACCAGCAAGGATTTCCAACTATCGCTACATGCTTCTACAGTTCTAGACTTACAGTGTGCTGCACCTATGGAAGTAGTTATTTTTGAACAATCATGAAGATAAGCATTTAAGCTACAACAAAACCAGTTCTGGGATCTTAAACAACATGAGTTTTAGGTCCAACTGAATGACAAAATTGATGCATCCACATGAAGCAAATCTGTGAACGCAAACAAGAAACGAGCATAATCAAGTTTCAAGATTCAAACAAAGATAAACTGAAAACTGAACATACCAGACTAACAACCTCCTCTTCACACTCACTACTATCCGATTTACTCCCCGTAGTACTAGCTGTAGTAGTACTAGCCCCTGAGCTCTCTAGAGCTTGCTCATTACTTCCACTTCCCATCATAAACCCGAACCCGACTCTCTGCAATCCCCTTTCCGCAATCTGCAGCAATGCCACTCTTTTCTGCTCATTGTTCCCTTTTAACTTGTTCAAACTCTTCTCCACTGCCTCTTTCTCCACCAAAGCAACCCTTAACAAGCTATTGATATCGCGATTCTCCTCCGTTAAACTCACCACGCTGTTCTCCAATTCTCtcttctccttttttcttccttccgTGTACTCGTTTACTTTCGAGTTAGCTTCACTGGCAAGTTTCAAAACCGTGGTAATTTCTCTCGAAAAAATCGTCATTTCTTCCTCTTCTAATTCCAATTTCTCGCTTTCACTATCAAAATTCTCGATCACTTCCTTTTCATCGTTTAAAATTTCGATGAGTTTGACCAGATTGTCCTTCACCGACCGGATTGAGTCCAAGTTTTTCGCAAACACCTCGTTTCTGACTTTCATTTCGGATTGTAACTGTTCGATTCTTCCTCCGGAAACTTCCAGCTCTTTCTCGAGTTCTAGTTTTGCTTTTGATTCCTCGTCAATCTTTTTCGCGAACTCTTCttcgttttcttttaaagtgaCTTCGAATTCCTCGATTTGATGGCGAAGAAAGTCTCGCTCGAGGGACAACTCGTGGACTTTTCCCATTAACTTCGTGCTTTCACTAATTGCTTCGTCTCTTTGGTGCTGGAGGAGACCCAGATTCTCCTCCATGGACGAAGATTTTGATTGGAGAGCATGGTAGGATTCGCGGAGAGATTCCAACTCGGCTAGGAGATCATGATCGGAGTTTAGTGGAATGATTGAAGAATCTAGACCGTTGACTGGGATATCTGATGAGGGATCTGCAATGGTTTCCATGGTCCATAGAGTGTAGGATGATTAGGGATTCTGGCGAGACAGAGGGAAGAAGTATGGAGCGAGGGAGGAGAGTTTTAAAAAGCTACCAGTCAAACGGCCATCGAAGAAAGTCAGGTAGGCAAAGGTGCATATAGAGTTCGGGTTTTGGCGGGGATTcgttaaaaatataatattaataaagctAAGCAATTATTAATAAACTATTGCATtagaaaaacaataataattgtCAGACGGTTTCCAATCACCCgataaaaaaagtatttattaGATCAAACATACATGAATTTCATGAAGGAGAATCTCTTATTGAAAATCATAGCGATAACGATCCTTGTTCTTTTTTAATCCATTCAATTAAGAATTGCAAAATAATACattattaaacttttatttttgaataaaatattttttttttaattttgatcaaaattatataaaaatttattaattttcgaAATAAACGTTtcatctcaaaaaaaaaaattttcattaaacatGTAGGTCATCCGttaattaactattaatatttttacaatttactacatgataagaataaaaaaataattttatttttaattaatttttataattattctttattaattgaaaaaaaaaactccccATGTGGGAGTATCGTAGCTCCCATGGGGAGCCCTCCCTTGGCAACACTGGCCGGTGCTCCCCTTTCTTGGTGAGTTGGGGAGCACCGATCggttctctttgtttttttgtattgtattaaaaatataataataattttttaaattaataaaaaatattttaattcttttataacTTCTGTTAATAGTATTTGTATTCTTAAAGcgaaatgtttattttaaaaattaataaattttcgtataattttgatcaaaatttaaaaaataaagatattttactttttaattttttattgatggCATTATGTTCTTATATATTTAGTTTAATCGTTTGATAGTTgactaaacaataaaaatatacatatcaatattttgaaaaaaatttaattctaacAAAACTAATCTAgagtaaattttattcaatctCAATTTAACTAAGTTATCATATAATATTGGATTTGactttcttataattttttaaacaagttgattctaaattatttaaaatagggaatttaatataaatacacaatttttaagttttttttgacaaatttcttttttatactttGAGGTGAATCAAAAGtatcttttcaatttcattgtTACTTTCGTCATATGacatggtatgcatgatgcaatagatcgaaaaactaaaatttattagtatatatttaatgcaACCTGAGTTACGTGTAGTTTTCAAGttttcattagaaaaaatgatttgatgtatcaaatgaaatcaaattgATAGCTCAAACTTTGGTGGGGTCTGGTTTTTTTGGATTTACTTTCTAATTAGCTATAAATTGTATTCAAgaataagagaaagagaaatgtATTTTCCAATAAACCTAAGCTAATATGAGTAAATATATCCAAAGAATattaaatgtaaataataaaaagggtAAATATATCCAAAGATAGTAACAAACGTGATGGTATAGCATTTTCCACTTTGAAATATTTCATTTCTCGTATTTATTATCATGGGACGAGGAAAAAGTAGGATTTTCTATTAAATGCATAGTAATACCAGTCTCGTTGCGAAAGAGGATTTTCCATAAGGAAAATGGAAAGCAACATAAATGTAAAAAGGACAAACCCAAGGTTCTAAAAAAACTGTTAAAAGCATAAAGATTCAAAGTAAAATCAAAGTGCGAGGAATTTTCCACATTAGTCCATTGAAATAGAAACGTAACGATGCATTTCCatgtaattataaaattaaataaaaaaattagtgaATAAAATGCCATCTGGCTGTCGTTTTTCTTAGAACTTTTCTCTGTTTCACACTTATCCGTTGTCCTTTTATTCCTTCTCTATCATCTCTTTGCTTCCCATTCAAGTTCTTCAGAGTTTTTTAATTTACCGTTTAGAACTCGTCGTTAACTTCAAGCAActgtctctctctttctttctttttttcaaaacgTTAGGTTAGACATATGCCACAAATCTAACGCTGAAAAGCAGAAGTAAAGGCCAACTTTTAAAACTCGGTGACTGACTTACTGACTGACTCACCGAGTCAATTTTTTCCAATTTAAAGGTGGgcttaataataattttttctgtGGAACAGCAAATTCTGaaataaaaaagcaaaaaggaagaagaatcTGTGGATAGATGGGGAGTCTGGTAGAAGAGATTGAAGGGGAGCGAGAATACGATGTTGAGGAGACTATATTTGTTGCGGTGGGGAAGAATGTGGAGAAGAGCAAAACGACGCTTTTTTGGGCGGTTCAGAACTTTCCCGGGAAAAGGATATGCGTGCTTCACGTTCAACAGCCTCCTCATGTACTTGCATTGAGTAAGTTTCtagaaatttgttgaattttgatttttggagtTTGTTAGTGTTTGTTGAAATTCTGTTTGGTCGCTGAGAaagttgaaggaaaaaaaagaggaaatttggaagttgtttttgttgttttctgtTACgcttttttgtttaattaaaaaacacGTTAAAGAAAAGAGAGTAATTTGTTTGTTTACTCCTGTTTTATTAGAGctcatttgaaaaatgaataacttttttttttaatttatttttttcaacaataatTTCGTGAGCTGATCTAGTATAGAATTCGACAATCGAGAAAGAGGAATGAACAAGAATTGGATTTTACTAACACTTTCTGAAAACGGAAAGTAGAATGGCTGGTATTATGTTAAACTTCCTGCAGAAAGTTGTTGGCGTAATGAACAGTGGACTATTATAGAAACTAACAGAGTTTGATTGAAAATGTCCCCcccaagaagaaaaataatcttttttgGTGCTTTTTGTCTTTATGGAATTGAATCCTGCAAACTAGTAACAATTTGGACAAACAGAGGTGGGAGAGTAAGCTGTTTGTGTTTggtatttgatttaaaagtcTAGTGGATTTGGTTAATAAAAGAAAGCTTGTGGAGTTATTGATCAGAAATTGTACTTTATACCGCTGTTTGGTGGATGTTCATATTTGATCTATAACGGATAATGattatcatgcatatatatagtTTGATTGCAGTGACCATATGGtacaagttttaaaattattcttatcTCTTCAATTTGGTAATATAAACAGCCCAAGGAAAGCTTGCTCGCAATAAATTGAAACAGCATGCAGTTGAGGCATTCCAGAAACTTGAAAGACCAAAAATGCATGAACGCTTAGAGGAATACATGCTTATTCTTGACCATGCAGGGGTATTATctcttttcattctttttcaagtTAATTCACTCACTGATGTGACTAAAAATTACACTACCATTGAGTTGTTTTTATTCTGAGGAAGAATCATATCACTTAATATTTGTCTAACAATTTTTCTGTTTAAACCATTTCACTTTTACCTGTTAGCACTCCTTTTGGAGACTGGGTGAATGCTATTAATTTGATGTTCTTATTAGCTAATGACATAATAATGTATAGGTACAGGCAGATACAGTGTGGATAGAGATGGACAGTGTTGAAAAGGGGATTGTAGAAATTATAGTTCGGCACAGTGTCAGATGGCTTGTCATGGGGGCAGCAGCAgataaatattattcaaaGTATGAATCTTTATCACAATCGAATTGCCACTCAATATCATCGGATGCGACTGTTATGCTTAAGGAGATTTGGTTGAAACTCCTATTATACCTAAGTAGTAACATCACAAATGTGTGTTGGTCTTATGAACTCTTGTTTATATAACTTAGCTAGCTGGTTATGGTGGTGTGCTGAGCCTCCAGTTTAAAATCtcctttcatttttgttgGTTTGGTACCAAATTTCTGAATTCATTCATTTGTATTTGAGATTGCAGGAAACTACTACAACCAAAGTCCAAGAAAGCAATCTTTGTATGCCAAATGGCGCCAGTTTCTTGTCATATATGGTTTGCTTGCAAGGGTTACCTCATCTTTACAAGGTAATGCCTGACATTATAAGTACTTGTTATGGTTGATTGGTATTCTTATATGTTGGAAGAGACGTGGAGAGCCTCCTTCACTGCATCTGTGGTCCACTGGATAAGCTATGTCAAATTGTCATTCTGGCTTCATTATTAGCATGAGAGATGTACCCTTCTTATTATCT
This window encodes:
- the LOC18605588 gene encoding uncharacterized protein At3g49055 gives rise to the protein METIADPSSDIPVNGLDSSIIPLNSDHDLLAELESLRESYHALQSKSSSMEENLGLLQHQRDEAISESTKLMGKVHELSLERDFLRHQIEEFEVTLKENEEEFAKKIDEESKAKLELEKELEVSGGRIEQLQSEMKVRNEVFAKNLDSIRSVKDNLVKLIEILNDEKEVIENFDSESEKLELEEEEMTIFSREITTVLKLASEANSKVNEYTEGRKKEKRELENSVVSLTEENRDINSLLRVALVEKEAVEKSLNKLKGNNEQKRVALLQIAERGLQRVGFGFMMGSGSNEQALESSGASTTTASTTGSKSDSSECEEEVVSLASTVERIMKNLRLEISQLRRSLEESRSDTERLQSLTEKQAQKLEENTLYIKELEERERVLAQSAEELLMEIKETEAEVARWREACELEVEAGKKEVEERDKVVVILKQELEKTKAALEISNGKLKLKEELAAAAMAAQAAAERSLQLADSRAAGLRDRIEELTKQLEEAESKERSRRKVRHICWPWRALKMNITNNTNNRVQDVKRMLPEMQALLHHTM